One segment of Pandoraea pnomenusa DNA contains the following:
- a CDS encoding MFS transporter, giving the protein MASLQTLPKPVTGMTGARRWLVLAVVSVALLLIVIDMTVLYTALPRLTHDLAATASAKLWIVNAYALVVSGLLLGMGTLGDRLGHKRLFLAGLAVFGAASLAAAFAPEAGSLIVARGVLGVGAAMMMPATLSLIRLTFTDTHEQALAIGIWASVASGGAAFGPIVGGALLEHFWWGSVFLINVPIVLVAIPLAWWLIPKGRATSTRPWDGVGSLLFMAGLIGVTYAIKSAGKPSPEWLAVAVALAVGAMFLWAFVHRQRRSAQPLLDFTLFRNPAFAGAVAAASMAAAALIGMQLVFSQRLQLVLGYSPLEAGWANMPLSLAAFVAGPIAGRVLPRLGSTRLLPIALLMSAAGMAGYLVVRDMGLALSITSLAMLGLGVGATMTAASSTIMQSAPPERAGMAASVEEVSYELGGALGVTFMGSLLTFVYGRAMDVPQAAGLPDAVRDSLDEALLVAEHLPAPTANALTALANAAFNQGFDAVIGAGALLLFATAVWGRWHARVR; this is encoded by the coding sequence ATGGCCAGCCTTCAAACTTTGCCGAAACCCGTGACCGGGATGACCGGCGCCCGCCGCTGGCTGGTGCTGGCCGTTGTGTCGGTGGCGTTGCTGCTCATCGTGATCGACATGACGGTGCTGTACACGGCGTTACCGCGTCTGACCCATGATCTTGCGGCAACGGCGTCCGCGAAGCTGTGGATCGTCAATGCCTACGCGCTTGTCGTGTCGGGCCTGCTGCTCGGCATGGGCACGCTTGGCGATCGGCTTGGCCACAAGCGCCTCTTCCTTGCGGGGCTCGCCGTATTCGGCGCAGCGTCGCTTGCCGCGGCGTTCGCGCCCGAGGCAGGCAGCCTGATCGTCGCCCGTGGGGTGCTCGGCGTGGGGGCGGCCATGATGATGCCCGCCACGCTCTCGCTCATCCGCCTCACGTTTACCGATACCCACGAGCAGGCGCTCGCCATCGGCATCTGGGCGTCGGTGGCTTCGGGAGGTGCGGCGTTCGGTCCGATCGTCGGGGGCGCATTGCTCGAGCACTTCTGGTGGGGATCGGTCTTCCTGATCAACGTGCCGATCGTGCTCGTGGCGATCCCGCTGGCATGGTGGCTGATTCCCAAAGGGCGAGCGACGTCCACGCGGCCGTGGGATGGGGTCGGCTCGCTGCTCTTCATGGCGGGCCTGATCGGGGTGACGTACGCGATCAAGAGCGCGGGTAAGCCCTCGCCCGAATGGCTCGCGGTGGCCGTTGCGCTGGCGGTAGGTGCGATGTTCCTCTGGGCGTTCGTGCACCGTCAGCGGCGCAGCGCGCAGCCGCTGCTCGACTTCACGTTGTTTCGCAATCCGGCCTTTGCGGGTGCCGTCGCGGCGGCATCGATGGCCGCGGCCGCCCTGATCGGCATGCAACTTGTCTTCAGTCAGCGCTTGCAACTGGTGCTCGGCTACTCGCCGCTCGAGGCCGGCTGGGCCAATATGCCGCTCTCGCTGGCGGCATTCGTGGCGGGCCCGATCGCCGGGCGCGTGCTGCCGCGTCTGGGCAGCACGCGTCTTCTGCCGATTGCCTTGCTGATGTCGGCGGCCGGCATGGCAGGCTATCTGGTCGTGCGTGACATGGGGCTGGCGTTGTCGATCACGTCGCTCGCGATGCTGGGGCTTGGGGTCGGTGCGACGATGACGGCGGCGTCGAGCACCATCATGCAGAGCGCGCCGCCCGAGCGCGCCGGCATGGCGGCATCCGTCGAAGAGGTGTCGTACGAGCTCGGCGGCGCGCTCGGCGTTACGTTCATGGGCAGCCTGCTGACATTCGTCTACGGTCGTGCGATGGATGTGCCGCAAGCGGCGGGGCTGCCGGATGCTGTGCGTGACAGTCTCGACGAAGCGCTGCTCGTCGCCGAACATTTGCCGGCACCCACGGCCAACGCGCTCACGGCGCTGGCCAACGCGGCGTTCAATCAGGGCTTCGACGCCGTGATCGGCGCTGGCGCGTTGTTGCTGTTCGCTACGGCCGTGTGGGGCCGGTGGCATGCGCGGGTGCGTTAG
- a CDS encoding OPT family oligopeptide transporter: MASHPTRIPDDVSLPELTVRGMILGALITVVFTASNVYLGLKVGLTFSSSIPAAVISMAVLRALRGGNILENNMVQTQASAAGTLSSIIFVLPGLLMIGHWQGFPFGLTLAICASGGILGVLFTIPLRRAMVVDSELPYPEGVAAAEILRVGSEGDGVSSAEGKSPGEASSGVREIAFGGVVSALFAFATTGLKVLGESITAWVPAGAAVFRLTTGFSLALIGAGYLIGIVSGLAILLGIVLSWGIAVPVLTTITPNADGQAIAAFANGLWQHKVRFIGAGTIGVAAIWTLITLAKPMVDGVKTSFAALGQSRGAQGKAVTLARTEQDLSPYWVIGLTLLCVAVWVVTFGIFLADAPLSFGGIATLVICSVVFAVVFGFLVAAACGYMAGLVGSSASPISGIGIVAVVLVSLLILSVSQASGLLDASGGGKLGIALALFTTSAVIAIATISNDNLQDLKTGWLVGATPWRQQVALLVGCVVGAAVIPPVLNLLYNAYGFMDALPRPGMDPSQALSAPQAILMTAIAKGIFTHQLDWSMLGIGALLGVALIAIDAALAKRGGVARVPVIAVGIGIYLPPTVGSVLVIGAVLGWIAHRVLRSRAQAQGKDFAPFAEAAERRGVLLASGLIVGESLVGVAMAMVVGFTGSDAPLAIVGNGFAPTAEWLALIVFSGICIVIVRRVLATGR; the protein is encoded by the coding sequence ATGGCATCCCATCCGACCCGAATTCCCGACGACGTCTCTCTTCCGGAGCTGACGGTACGCGGCATGATTCTCGGCGCGCTGATCACCGTGGTGTTCACCGCTTCCAATGTCTACCTTGGCCTGAAAGTCGGGCTCACGTTCTCTTCTTCGATTCCGGCCGCCGTCATTTCGATGGCCGTGCTGCGGGCGCTTCGCGGGGGGAACATCCTCGAGAACAACATGGTGCAGACGCAGGCGTCTGCGGCCGGCACGCTCTCGTCGATCATCTTCGTGCTTCCCGGCTTGCTGATGATCGGCCACTGGCAGGGCTTTCCCTTCGGTCTGACGCTCGCGATCTGCGCGTCCGGCGGCATTCTCGGCGTGCTGTTCACCATTCCCTTGCGCCGTGCCATGGTGGTCGACAGCGAGTTGCCTTATCCGGAAGGCGTGGCCGCGGCGGAAATTCTTCGCGTCGGCAGCGAGGGAGACGGCGTGTCGTCGGCTGAAGGGAAGTCGCCTGGCGAGGCGTCGAGCGGCGTGCGCGAAATTGCGTTCGGCGGTGTGGTCTCGGCATTGTTCGCATTCGCCACGACCGGCCTGAAGGTGCTCGGCGAGAGCATCACCGCATGGGTACCGGCGGGAGCGGCCGTCTTCCGTCTCACGACCGGATTCTCGTTGGCGCTTATCGGCGCGGGGTATCTCATCGGTATCGTGTCGGGCCTGGCGATTCTGCTCGGCATCGTGCTGAGCTGGGGAATTGCGGTGCCAGTGCTCACGACGATTACGCCCAATGCGGACGGTCAGGCGATCGCCGCATTTGCCAACGGGCTTTGGCAGCACAAGGTACGATTCATCGGCGCCGGGACCATCGGCGTGGCCGCCATCTGGACGCTCATCACGCTCGCCAAACCAATGGTCGACGGGGTGAAGACGTCGTTCGCGGCGCTGGGACAGTCGCGCGGCGCCCAAGGCAAGGCGGTGACACTCGCGCGCACTGAGCAGGATCTGTCGCCTTACTGGGTGATCGGACTGACACTCCTTTGCGTGGCGGTCTGGGTCGTGACGTTCGGCATCTTTCTCGCGGACGCGCCATTGTCGTTCGGCGGCATTGCGACGCTGGTGATTTGCAGCGTGGTGTTTGCCGTGGTGTTCGGTTTTCTCGTGGCGGCGGCGTGCGGGTATATGGCGGGACTCGTGGGGTCGTCGGCCAGCCCGATTTCGGGCATCGGCATCGTCGCGGTGGTGCTCGTATCGCTGCTTATCCTGAGCGTCAGCCAGGCCAGCGGGCTGCTTGACGCCAGTGGTGGCGGCAAGCTCGGAATTGCGCTCGCGCTGTTCACGACGTCAGCCGTCATCGCGATTGCCACGATTTCGAACGACAACCTGCAGGATCTGAAGACGGGTTGGCTCGTTGGCGCGACCCCGTGGCGTCAGCAGGTGGCATTGCTCGTTGGCTGCGTGGTCGGAGCGGCAGTGATTCCGCCAGTGTTGAATCTGCTGTACAACGCGTATGGATTCATGGATGCACTGCCGCGTCCGGGTATGGACCCGTCGCAGGCATTGTCGGCCCCGCAGGCGATTCTGATGACGGCGATCGCGAAAGGCATCTTCACGCATCAGCTTGACTGGTCGATGCTCGGCATCGGCGCGCTGCTCGGTGTGGCGCTCATCGCGATCGACGCGGCGCTGGCCAAGCGCGGTGGCGTCGCACGTGTGCCGGTCATTGCCGTCGGTATCGGAATCTATCTACCGCCGACGGTAGGCTCCGTACTCGTCATCGGCGCCGTGCTTGGCTGGATCGCACATCGTGTGCTCAGATCGCGTGCGCAAGCCCAGGGGAAGGATTTCGCCCCATTCGCCGAAGCAGCGGAACGGCGCGGCGTGCTGCTGGCGTCGGGCCTGATCGTCGGTGAAAGCCTGGTCGGCGTTGCGATGGCCATGGTGGTCGGCTTCACCGGCTCCGACGCCCCGCTCGCCATCGTCGGCAACGGTTTCGCCCCAACGGCGGAATGGCTGGCGTTGATCGTCTTCTCCGGGATCTGCATCGTGATCGTGCGTCGCGTGCTGGCTACGGGTCGTTAA
- a CDS encoding IS3 family transposase, with the protein MSEKSVPKRQYTNEFKVEAIRLAETVGQHEAARRLGVPVATLGNWSRRSRSFEGGIETSGRDVSAARVTRPISELEAENSRLRKELASAKLDIEILSKATAYFAKGSR; encoded by the coding sequence ATGTCAGAGAAGTCAGTGCCGAAAAGGCAATACACGAACGAGTTCAAGGTTGAGGCCATCAGGCTTGCCGAAACAGTCGGGCAGCATGAAGCGGCGCGCAGGCTCGGGGTGCCAGTGGCAACGTTAGGGAACTGGAGTCGGCGTAGCCGCAGTTTCGAAGGCGGTATCGAGACGAGTGGTCGTGACGTGAGCGCTGCACGTGTTACGCGCCCGATCAGCGAGTTGGAGGCAGAGAACAGCCGGCTGCGCAAGGAACTCGCCAGCGCAAAACTGGATATTGAAATTCTCTCAAAAGCGACGGCGTACTTCGCGAAGGGGTCGCGGTGA
- a CDS encoding IS3 family transposase: MKYAWIDDHRDQYSITRLCQILGVSRSGYCQWRVRPPSARAQANAALDVEVAAIHRKHRGTYGRSRIVRQLRAQGRTASEERVRRSLRRQDLRPVYRRAYRVTTDSAHSLPVAPNLLDRRFNGWQPDRAWVSDITFVRTGEGWLYLAAILDLASRRVVGWSMSERIDAELVCQALRSACWQRKPAPGLLLHSDRGAQYASRAYQKLAAGFKATISMSRRANAWDNAPMESFFKTLKVERIYEVHYETRAQARLDIVDWIEGYYNRERLHTSIGFLTPVDYEAALIAA; the protein is encoded by the coding sequence GTGAAGTACGCCTGGATCGACGATCACCGCGACCAGTACAGTATCACCCGTCTATGCCAGATTCTGGGCGTTTCACGCAGCGGATATTGCCAGTGGCGCGTTCGCCCACCCAGCGCGAGGGCGCAAGCGAACGCGGCCCTGGATGTGGAAGTCGCGGCGATCCACCGCAAGCATCGTGGCACCTATGGCCGCTCCCGCATCGTGCGTCAATTGCGAGCCCAGGGTCGCACGGCGAGCGAGGAGCGTGTGCGACGTAGCTTGCGACGTCAGGACTTGCGCCCGGTCTACAGGCGTGCCTATCGGGTCACGACGGACTCGGCGCACAGCCTGCCCGTAGCGCCGAACCTGCTCGATCGTCGTTTCAACGGATGGCAGCCTGATCGTGCCTGGGTTAGCGACATCACGTTTGTCAGGACCGGCGAAGGCTGGCTGTATCTCGCAGCGATACTCGATCTGGCGAGCCGACGCGTAGTGGGCTGGTCAATGTCCGAACGCATCGACGCCGAGCTTGTTTGCCAGGCACTGCGCAGCGCGTGCTGGCAACGCAAACCGGCGCCAGGACTGCTGTTACATTCCGACAGAGGGGCCCAGTATGCAAGCCGGGCGTACCAAAAGCTGGCTGCCGGATTCAAGGCAACGATCTCCATGAGCCGTCGTGCCAATGCGTGGGACAACGCCCCTATGGAAAGCTTCTTTAAGACCCTGAAAGTCGAGAGAATCTATGAGGTCCACTACGAAACTCGAGCGCAGGCTCGTTTGGATATCGTCGACTGGATCGAGGGCTATTACAATCGAGAGCGTTTGCACACCTCGATAGGATTTCTTACCCCTGTCGACTACGAGGCCGCGTTGATCGCAGCATGA